A window of the Plutella xylostella chromosome 11, ilPluXylo3.1, whole genome shotgun sequence genome harbors these coding sequences:
- the LOC105387873 gene encoding solute carrier family 2, facilitated glucose transporter member 1 — translation MGEMNVRLAFAIIASAGFSAFQHGYNTGVLNAPQGVMTKWLQMDALPNANKTVDPNDEPTVTSIWAVAVSIYCVGGMIGGVITGVLADRFGRKGSLLMNNALVFLGAGLEGGSYYANSSEMLIVGRLLIGINSGLNAGLAPMYLSEISPVSLRGSIGTVYQLVITITIVLSQVLGLSSVLGTSTRWSLLLALPLLPAVLQCAALPFCPDSPHYLLFNKGNDKGATKALSWLRGGADVNSEMEEMHQEAEKTKIRKKVTVRELFRNRQLRVPLITAAVVMLAQQLSGINAVIFFSTDIFYKAGLSQSTAQYATLGMGAMNVLMTVISLVLVEIAGRKTLLLIGFVGMLLCTVALTVASLFTSIVWVSYVSIALVILFVVMFAVGPGSIPWFLVTELFNQSARPAATAVAVTVNWTANFIVGLSFLPLSLLLGSYVFVIFAVLQFLFILFIYYKVPETKNKTIEEITAMFRQHL, via the exons GAAATGAACGTGAGGTTAGCGTTTGCTATCATCGCGTCGGCGGGGTTCTCTGCCTTTCAGCACGGGTACAACACCGGCGTGTTGAACGCACCGCAGGGg GTAATGACGAAATGGCTTCAAATGGACGCTCTGCCCAACGCCAATAAGACTGTGGACCCCAATGACGAGCCCACCG TGACATCGATATGGGCGGTGGCGGTGTCCATCTACTGCGTCGGAGGTATGATCGGAGGCGTCATCACAGGCGTTTTAGCCGATAG GTTCGGTCGTAAAGGCAGTCTGCTCATGAACAACGCGCTGGTGTTCCTCGGCGCGGGGCTGGAGGGGGGCTCCTACTACGCCAACTCTTCGGAGATGCTTATTGTTGGAAG GTTGCTGATCGGTATAAACAGCGGTCTCAATGCCGGTCTAGCCCCAATGTACCTGTCTGAAATATCCCCCGTCTCACTCAGGGGCTCG ATCGGCACAGTCTACCAGCTCGTCATCACCATCACCATCGTGCTCTCCCAAGTCCTAGGCCTCAGCTCAGTCCTAGGCACCTCCACCCGCTGGAGCTTGCTGCTGGCGCTGCCGCTGCTGCCGGCTGTATTGCAGTGCGCCGCGCTGCCGTTCTGTCCCGACTCGCCGCATTATCTGCTGTTCAATAAGGGGAACGATAAGGGAGCTACGAAAG CTCTAAGCTGGCTTCGAGGTGGCGCGGACGTTAACTCGGAAATGGAAGAAATGCATCAG GAAGCGGAGAAGACCAAGATCCGCAAGAAGGTGACAGTCCGGGAACTCTTCCGCAACAGACAACTGCGAGTCCCCCTCATTACTGCAGCCGTGGTGATGTTGGCGCAGCAACTATCCGGGATCAATGCTGTTATATTCTTCTCCACTGATATCTTTTATAAAGCCGGGTTGAGCCAGAGCACCGCTCAGTATGCTACTTTGG GAATGGGTGCCATGAACGTGCTAATGACAGTGATAAGTCTGGTGCTCGTCGAGATCGCTGGACGTAAGACGCTACTGCTGATAGGATTCGTGGGCATGCTGCTATGTACCGTCGCTCTGACCGTCGCCAGTCTGTTT ACATCAATAGTGTGGGTGTCCTACGTGTCGATAGCGCTGGTGATTCTCTTCGTAGTGATGTTCGCCGTCGGGCCGGGGTCCATCCCGTGGTTCCTTGTCACTG AGTTGTTCAACCAATCAGCGCGGCCGGCCGCCACCGCCGTCGCCGTCACCGTCAACTGGACCGCCAACTTCATCGTGGGACTCAGCTTCTTGCCGCTCTCT CTCCTCCTCGGCTCGTACGTGTTCGTGATATTCGCCGTCCTGCAGTTCCTGTTCATCCTGTTCATCTACTACAAGGTGCCGGAGACCAAGAATAAGACCATCGAGGAGATCACCGCCATGTTCAGACAACACTTGTAA
- the LOC105380775 gene encoding exopolyphosphatase PRUNE1, whose protein sequence is MEEYLARTYNNLKTGNFAKLTIVIGNESCDLDSAASSLVYAAYLYWQYQQIKCKTCTKSYRDEGFKDDLFVAVLNVNREDFPIKTEIGYCFDKHGVEKSHLVFRNDYDFEELVKSQPTSVILVDHHVLARQDLFLAPYVTEIIDHRPKDKSAWNFKEDTRTTIEIVGSCCTLVAERIKHLCTVLGKDVEFFQTHPICIELLHSTIILDTANFSKEYNKATKKDEEIILFLESFIEPFNYEENRQCKHQQLQGAKSDVSALTAAQLLRKDYKVFGPVFVPVFPILVEEVLQKPHIKQALHDALSTHGCKLALLLGMRINTEEMSRDAALCCGEGSEDTVAELRKMIEDCKTPPFQLVPSSIKTDIQPCVYYKQLNLSATRKQYVPVCNAFIEMSKKKK, encoded by the exons atggAGGAGTATCTTGCTCGTACGTAcaataattta aaaaccGGAAACTTCGCAAAACTCACCATAGTAATAGGCAACGAGAGCTGCGACTTGGACTCGGCCGCGTCGTCACTTGTTTATGCTGCCTACTTATACTGGCAGTACCAGCAGATCAAGTGTAAGACATGCACTAAAAGCTATCGGGATGAAGGTTTCAAAGATGACTTGTTTGTGGCGGTGCTGAATGTGAACAGAGAAGATTTTCCTATAAAAACTGAGATTGGTTACTGCTTTGATAAGCATGGGGTGGAGAAGTCACATTTAGTTTTTAG AAACGACTATGACTTCGAAGAGTTGGTAAAGAGTCAACCGACAAGCGTAATATTAGTGGACCACCATGTCTTAGCCAGACAAGACTTATTCCTAGCGCCATACGTAACAGAAATTATAGACCACCGTCCCAAAGACAAAAGTGCATGGAACTTCAAAGAGGACACTCGGACAACAATAGAGATAGTCGGTTCGTGCTGCACATTAGTTGCGGAACGTATAAAGCATTTGTGTACCGTTTTGGGCAAAGATGTGGAGTTCTTCCAGACGCATCCTATTTGTATAGAACTTCTTCATA gcACCATAATTCTTGACACTGCCAACTTTTCAAAGGAATACAACAAGGCAACGAAAAAGGATGAAGAAATTATTCTGTTCCTAGAGAGCTTCATTGAACCTTTTAATTATGAAGAGAACAG ACAGTGCAAGCACCAACAACTACAGGGTGCTAAGAGCGACGTGTCGGCGCTCACCGCGGCGCAGCTGCTGAGGAAAGACTACAAAGTGTTCGGCCCTGTGTTTGTGCCCGTCTTCCCGATCTTAGTTGAG GAAGTGCTACAAAAACCTCACATAAAGCAGGCTCTACACGACGCCCTGTCAACCCACGGGTGTAAACTGGCCTTACTTCTTGGCATGAGAATAAATACAGAGGAAATGAGTCGAGACGCGGCCCTGTGTTGTGGTGAAGGGAGTGAGGACACGGTGGCTGAG CTAAGAAAGATGATCGAAGACTGCAAGACACCCCCTTTCCAACTAGTCCCCTCCTCTATCAAGACGGATATACAGCCCTGTGTATATTACAAGCAGTTGAATCTATCAGCCACTAGGAAACAATATGTACCTGTGTGCAATGCGTTTATTGAGATGTCgaagaaaaagaaataa